The window ACATAGACCTGTAGCTTTGGTCCTGTAAACGCAAAAGCTGGCGAATACATGCGATGTCTCTTGTTGTTAATTAGCGCCAATACACACGAACGCAAGGTGTGATCTTTCTGGGTGATACCCTTGATTCGCATCACAAGATAATCGCCAAGGAGCTGTTTTGGTAGACCAGATTGCATAAAAAAAGTCCATTGGTATCGCCGTGTCAGCCAAAAGGGGGGCTCTTTCACCAAACGCCGTTAAAACCCTCACCAAACTCCCTTACCAGTCCCCGAGCATCACATCACAGGATGCCGTCAGGCGGCTTGACATGCGGCGACGGGGATGCCCAGAATCCGTGTCAGTCCAAAGAACCTGCCCATGTTCTCCTTGGCGCCGACCCTCAACTCGCTCTTCACCGCGTTCCGGAGCGACCACCGCCAGCCAAAGacggcctccgccgccggggcccACCCGCGGGACTCCTTGACACCGGCCGGCTGCATCGTCAACCACGGCGTCTGCTCCGCTCCCTCCAGCTGCGGCGGGTAGACGCCGGAGAGCTGCCATAtctgcgccgccgagaccggGGGCGAGGCGCGCGCGATGGTCCAGTAGAGCCTGCTGAGCGTATCGACGCCGCGCATCAGGGCGTCGTCGAATTCGTCCGGGTTCCTGCCGGAGCGGCGGAGGAACTGCAGGTATGCCTTGGTCAGGCGGAGTGCGTCGTTGGCGCGGCAGTCGCGCAGCTGCGGCGTGTCGGCGGTCCAGAGGGGCGTGAGGTGGTACGGGTGGTCGGGCTCGCGGGCgttgccgaggtcgccgagctTCCACCGCCTCGGGTCGCTCTCGGAGGCGACGAAGATGTTGTCGAGCttgacgtcgtcgtggcAGAGGTTGTGCGCCATGTGTAGGTTGTCGAGGGCCGAGAGGAGGGACTCGAAGGACGGCCGGAACATCTGGTCCAGCTCGCGATACGTGGGCGAGCCGTCCGAGGCGGCGTGGAGCGTCTTTGCGAGCTTCTTCAGGGTGCCCGACTTGAGAAACGGCGTGACCAGGTGCCATTTAGGAGGCTGCGAGGGGTCCGTGATGGTGGTGAGGAAGTAGTCCTTGACAGGGACGAAGAGTTCTCTGTAGGGATCGTCGTTGGGCGGGGTTGAGCCGTCCCTGTGCCCTCCCATGATCAGACTGGCCGGGATCTCGGTCGgccatctcgtcggcgatgcTCTGGTGTCCTGCATACAGTTGCGGAACGGGGTTGTTTCCTCGTTGTAGACCTTGATGACGGTGTTGTTGAAAGTAAAAGTCTCGCCTTCGCGGCCCTTTCCGAGTTTCTTCCAGTGTTGCCTGTTGTCGAGCAGCGTGCTGCGCTCCGTGTTTTCCGTGTACGAGTCGGCGTCCCATCCTGTGCTGGCGAGCGTCGCCTCGTCGTAGTCCGACAGAGAATCGAACTGTGTTGGGAGATACTTGGCGCGCATGGCCTCTCGATAGCGGAGATGTAGCTCGATGAGGTGGTACATGACGACGATGGACGCAACCGCGAGGAACCGAAGGGTCAGCCGGGCGGCGAACGACTTGAGTCCCCTCCGACGAGTCCCCACGGGGCTCCAGTTGCGACCTTTCATCGTCATCTGCAAACCTGATTGCGCTGAGTTGACTCGAGAAAGGCGATGCTTGTGAATGGGGAGGGAGGCTTTCATCCGTCACTCGCAGAGGCGGGCTCCCCTTCTCATCTAATAAA is drawn from Colletotrichum destructivum chromosome 6, complete sequence and contains these coding sequences:
- a CDS encoding Putative serine/threonine-protein kinase, active → MTMKGRNWSPVGTRRRGLKSFAARLTLRFLAVASIVVMYHLIELHLRYREAMRAKYLPTQFDSLSDYDEATLASTGWDADSYTENTERSTLLDNRQHWKKLGKGREGETFTFNNTVIKVYNEETTPFRNCMQDTRASPTRWPTEIPASLIMGGHRDGSTPPNDDPYRELFVPVKDYFLTTITDPSQPPKWHLVTPFLKSGTLKKLAKTLHAASDGSPTYRELDQMFRPSFESLLSALDNLHMAHNLCHDDVKLDNIFVASESDPRRWKLGDLGNAREPDHPYHLTPLWTADTPQLRDCRANDALRLTKAYLQFLRRSGRNPDEFDDALMRGVDTLSRLYWTIARASPPVSAAQIWQLSGVYPPQLEGAEQTPWLTMQPAGVKESRGWAPAAEAVFGWRWSLRNAVKSELRVGAKENMGRFFGLTRILGIPVAACQAA